One Kineococcus radiotolerans SRS30216 = ATCC BAA-149 DNA window includes the following coding sequences:
- the pta gene encoding phosphate acetyltransferase — MARVLLVVPTGHGAGLTSTCLGLVRALDARGVAVGFHKPLAQPTRATGPDRSVALVRLTTALDPSEPIPASRVVERLSRGDIDDLMEEVVAAAEGVLAAHDVVVVEGLAPSADQVFSGRVNQALATALDADVLLVGSAGVDGTDPGAPERIAEDMAVTAGTYRTGEALRVIGGVVSRWPVPEDPETAVARVARLRGALEHHGIPLVGAVPFRADLVWARVRDLVHDLDVEVLTHGDQGRRIKEVVVAAQAVPGMLPLLREGRLILVPGDRHDVVMATCLAALNGNRLAGLLLTAGVGMDPRVAELTAAAAATGLPILRSDRSTYATATAVNRLDPEVPADDAERALAVSTTVADALDPGWLAKLPTASHTPRLSPAAFRRRLTTLAAERVQRIVLPEGAEPRTVQAAAICAERGIARPVLLAHPDEVASVAAGLGLTLPEGVEVLDPAGLVERYVDVLVEARKHKGMQPDVARDSLADPIWLGTTMLQAGDVDGLVAGAVHTTAATVRPALQVVRTKPGARLVSSVFFMCLPDDVVIYGDCAVNPDPGAEDLADIALQSAASARAFGIEPRVAMISFSTGSSGSGSSVDKVAEATRIARERDPDLIIDGPLQYDAAAVASVAASKAPDSPVAGRATVFVFPDLNTGNTTYKAVQRNAGVISVGPMLQGLAKPVNDLSRGALVDDIVYTIALTAIQASRG; from the coding sequence ATGGCCCGCGTGCTGCTCGTCGTCCCCACCGGCCACGGTGCCGGCCTCACCTCGACCTGCCTGGGCCTGGTCCGGGCCCTCGACGCGCGCGGGGTCGCCGTCGGCTTCCACAAGCCGCTGGCCCAGCCCACCCGCGCCACCGGACCCGACCGCTCCGTCGCGCTGGTCCGGCTCACCACCGCGCTGGACCCCTCCGAGCCGATCCCCGCCTCCCGCGTCGTCGAGCGCCTCTCCCGCGGCGACATCGACGACCTCATGGAGGAGGTCGTCGCCGCCGCCGAGGGGGTGCTCGCCGCCCACGACGTCGTCGTCGTCGAGGGCCTGGCGCCCTCGGCGGACCAGGTGTTCTCCGGGCGGGTCAACCAGGCGCTGGCCACGGCCCTGGACGCCGACGTCCTGCTCGTCGGGTCCGCCGGCGTGGACGGCACCGACCCCGGCGCGCCCGAGCGCATCGCCGAGGACATGGCCGTCACCGCCGGGACGTACCGGACGGGGGAGGCGCTGCGGGTCATCGGCGGGGTCGTCTCGCGCTGGCCGGTGCCGGAGGACCCCGAGACCGCCGTCGCCCGCGTCGCGCGGCTGCGCGGGGCGCTGGAGCACCACGGCATCCCCCTCGTCGGGGCGGTGCCCTTCCGCGCCGACCTCGTCTGGGCCCGGGTGCGCGACCTCGTCCACGACCTCGACGTCGAGGTGCTGACCCACGGCGACCAGGGCCGGCGCATCAAGGAGGTCGTCGTCGCGGCGCAGGCCGTGCCGGGGATGCTGCCGCTGCTGCGCGAGGGGCGGCTCATCCTCGTCCCCGGCGACCGGCACGACGTCGTCATGGCGACCTGCCTGGCCGCGCTCAACGGCAACCGCCTCGCCGGGCTGCTGCTGACCGCCGGGGTCGGGATGGACCCCCGGGTGGCGGAGCTGACCGCGGCCGCCGCCGCGACCGGCCTGCCCATCCTGCGCTCGGACCGCAGCACCTACGCCACCGCCACCGCCGTCAACCGCCTCGACCCGGAGGTCCCCGCCGACGACGCCGAGCGCGCGCTGGCGGTCTCCACGACGGTCGCCGACGCCCTCGACCCCGGCTGGCTGGCCAAGCTGCCCACGGCCTCGCACACCCCGCGCCTCTCGCCCGCGGCCTTCCGCCGCCGCCTGACCACCCTGGCCGCCGAGCGGGTGCAGCGGATCGTGCTGCCCGAGGGCGCCGAGCCGCGCACCGTGCAGGCCGCGGCGATCTGCGCCGAGCGCGGCATCGCCCGCCCCGTCCTGCTGGCCCACCCCGACGAGGTCGCCTCCGTCGCGGCCGGGCTCGGGCTGACCCTGCCCGAGGGCGTGGAGGTGCTCGACCCGGCCGGGCTGGTCGAGCGCTACGTCGACGTCCTCGTCGAGGCCCGCAAGCACAAGGGCATGCAGCCCGACGTCGCCCGCGACTCCCTCGCCGACCCGATCTGGCTGGGCACCACGATGCTGCAGGCCGGCGACGTCGACGGGCTGGTGGCCGGGGCGGTGCACACCACCGCCGCGACCGTGCGCCCCGCGCTGCAGGTCGTGCGCACCAAGCCGGGGGCCCGGCTGGTGTCCAGCGTCTTCTTCATGTGCCTGCCCGACGACGTCGTCATCTACGGCGACTGCGCGGTCAACCCCGACCCGGGGGCGGAGGACCTCGCCGACATCGCCCTGCAGTCGGCGGCGTCGGCGCGCGCCTTCGGCATCGAACCGCGGGTGGCGATGATCAGCTTCTCCACCGGCTCGTCGGGGTCGGGTTCCAGCGTGGACAAGGTGGCCGAGGCCACCCGCATCGCCCGGGAGCGCGACCCGGACCTCATCATCGACGGGCCCCTGCAGTACGACGCGGCCGCCGTCGCCTCGGTCGCGGCGTCCAAGGCCCCGGACTCGCCGGTCGCCGGCCGCGCCACGGTGTTCGTGTTCCCGGACCTCAACACGGGCAACACGACGTACAAGGCGGTGCAGCGCAACGCGGGGGTCATCTCGGTGGGCCCGATGCTGCAGGGGCTGGCGAAACCGGTGAACGACCTCTCGCGCGGGGCGCTCGTCGACGACATCGTCTACACGATCGCGCTGACCGCCATCCAGGCCTCGCGGGGCTGA
- a CDS encoding acetate/propionate family kinase — protein MSTSQGSVVVVNCGSSSVKLALVDPVTGERSLSCLGERIGSPDAVVHMTTTGPDGRPSTRTITPAATTHRGALAHVLQRLLDLDLPPLLGVGHRVVQGGSVFHGSVRVDDRVLAQIHELSALAPLHNPANASGIEAARAVLPDLAHVAVFDTAFHQTMPETNYRYAVPTRWYEEFGVRRYGMHGTSHRYVSQRATEVLATAGREPRGLKLVVAHLGNGCSATAVLDGRSVDTTMGLTPLEGLVMGTRSGDLDPAVVELVAERTGAGVAEVVKQLNSESGLLALSGLSNDVRTLSEKAAEGHAGAKLALDVFVHRAAKHVAALTVSLGGLDALVLTGGIGENAKNVRSMLLARLAHLGLVEDPAANADHGRSSTPAGRITVPGDGPLAMVVPTDEELLIARDTVALVEHR, from the coding sequence GTGTCGACCAGCCAGGGTTCCGTCGTCGTCGTGAACTGCGGCAGCTCCTCGGTGAAGCTGGCCCTGGTGGACCCGGTGACGGGGGAGCGGTCGCTGAGCTGCCTCGGGGAACGCATCGGCTCCCCGGACGCGGTCGTGCACATGACGACCACCGGCCCTGACGGGCGGCCCAGCACCCGCACCATCACCCCGGCCGCCACGACGCACCGCGGGGCGCTGGCCCACGTGCTGCAGCGCCTCCTGGACCTCGACCTACCCCCGCTGCTCGGCGTCGGGCACCGCGTCGTGCAGGGCGGTTCCGTCTTCCACGGCTCGGTCCGCGTCGATGACCGCGTCCTCGCCCAGATCCACGAGCTGTCCGCCCTGGCGCCCCTGCACAACCCCGCCAACGCCTCCGGGATCGAGGCCGCGCGGGCGGTGCTGCCCGACCTCGCGCACGTCGCCGTCTTCGACACCGCGTTCCACCAGACGATGCCGGAGACGAACTACCGCTACGCCGTGCCGACGCGCTGGTACGAGGAGTTCGGGGTCCGCCGCTACGGGATGCACGGCACCAGCCACCGCTACGTCAGCCAGCGCGCCACCGAGGTCCTCGCCACCGCCGGCCGCGAGCCGCGCGGCCTCAAGCTCGTCGTCGCCCACCTCGGCAACGGGTGCAGCGCGACCGCCGTCCTCGACGGCCGCTCCGTGGACACCACCATGGGCCTCACCCCGCTGGAGGGGCTGGTGATGGGCACCCGCTCCGGCGACCTCGACCCCGCGGTCGTCGAGCTCGTCGCCGAGCGCACCGGCGCCGGGGTCGCGGAGGTCGTGAAGCAGCTGAACTCCGAGTCCGGCCTGCTCGCCCTGTCGGGGTTGTCCAACGACGTCCGCACGCTGTCGGAGAAGGCCGCCGAGGGCCACGCCGGGGCGAAGCTCGCCCTCGACGTGTTCGTCCACCGCGCCGCCAAGCACGTCGCGGCGCTCACCGTCTCCCTCGGCGGGCTCGACGCGCTCGTCCTCACCGGCGGCATCGGGGAGAACGCGAAGAACGTGCGCTCGATGCTGCTGGCCCGCCTGGCCCACCTCGGCCTCGTGGAGGACCCCGCCGCCAACGCCGACCACGGCCGCTCCTCCACCCCCGCGGGGCGCATCACCGTCCCCGGCGACGGCCCCCTGGCCATGGTCGTGCCCACCGACGAGGAGCTGCTCATCGCCCGCGACACGGTCGCGCTGGTCGAGCACCGCTGA
- a CDS encoding TenA family transcriptional regulator → MSFTDDTWARTAALRSAIEGSAFLAELGAGTLDPATFRHYLEQDTIYLAGYARALALLAARAPGPAAAGFWAGSAGNAAAVEVALHADLLTGGLLPEATGPATASPTTLGYVSYLVAAAATAPYPVAAAAVLPCYWIYADAGRRLAAHAELVAEHPYARWVAAYDAPEFHASVATARRLVDEAAEANPGDVEAMHDAFALATRYEWLFWETAHARESWPAPA, encoded by the coding sequence GTGAGCTTCACCGACGACACCTGGGCCCGCACCGCCGCCCTGCGCTCCGCGATCGAGGGATCGGCGTTCCTCGCCGAGCTGGGCGCGGGGACGCTGGACCCCGCGACGTTCCGGCACTACCTGGAGCAGGACACGATCTACCTGGCCGGCTACGCCCGCGCCCTCGCGCTGCTGGCCGCGCGCGCCCCCGGGCCCGCGGCGGCGGGGTTCTGGGCCGGGTCGGCGGGGAACGCCGCTGCCGTCGAGGTCGCCCTGCACGCCGACCTGCTCACCGGCGGCCTGCTGCCCGAGGCGACGGGACCGGCGACCGCCTCGCCCACCACCCTGGGCTACGTCTCCTACCTGGTGGCAGCCGCCGCGACCGCGCCCTACCCCGTCGCCGCGGCCGCGGTGCTGCCCTGCTACTGGATCTACGCCGACGCCGGGCGCCGCCTCGCCGCGCACGCCGAACTGGTCGCCGAGCACCCCTACGCCCGCTGGGTCGCCGCCTACGACGCCCCGGAGTTCCACGCCTCCGTCGCGACGGCCCGCCGCCTCGTCGACGAGGCGGCCGAGGCGAACCCCGGCGACGTGGAGGCCATGCACGACGCGTTCGCGCTGGCCACCCGCTACGAGTGGCTGTTCTGGGAGACCGCCCACGCGCGCGAGAGCTGGCCCGCGCCCGCGTGA
- the thiD gene encoding bifunctional hydroxymethylpyrimidine kinase/phosphomethylpyrimidine kinase: MNRAVPVALTVAGSDSGGGAGIQADLKTFAAHGVYGTSVLTALTAQNTRGVHGVLPVPADFVRRQLDAVLDDIAVDATKIGMLADAEVVRAVAQGLGSRRAGPVVLDPVMVATSGDALLDPDAVGAVRELLLPLADLVTPNVPEAAVLLGTDPATSVAQCREQAEELLRRSGTAVLLKGGHLDGGDSGTDSVDVLATSAGTVLVRRERVATTATHGTGCTLSSALAAQAALHPAPAGADPDWAALLGPARDYLQAALLAGARLSIGSGHGPLDHAFALREDRP; encoded by the coding sequence GTGAACCGCGCGGTGCCCGTCGCCCTCACCGTCGCCGGCAGCGACTCCGGCGGGGGAGCGGGCATCCAGGCCGACCTGAAGACCTTCGCCGCGCACGGCGTCTACGGAACCAGCGTCCTCACCGCCCTCACCGCGCAGAACACCCGCGGGGTCCACGGGGTGCTGCCCGTGCCCGCGGACTTCGTCCGCCGCCAGCTCGACGCCGTCCTGGACGACATCGCCGTGGACGCCACGAAGATCGGCATGCTCGCCGACGCCGAGGTCGTGCGGGCCGTCGCGCAGGGGCTGGGCTCCCGGCGCGCCGGCCCCGTCGTCCTGGACCCGGTGATGGTCGCCACCAGCGGGGACGCGCTGCTGGACCCCGACGCCGTCGGCGCGGTGCGCGAGCTCCTGCTGCCGCTGGCCGACCTCGTCACCCCCAACGTCCCCGAGGCGGCGGTGCTGCTGGGGACCGACCCCGCGACCTCGGTCGCGCAGTGCCGCGAGCAGGCCGAGGAACTGCTGCGGCGCAGCGGGACCGCGGTCCTGCTCAAGGGCGGGCACCTCGACGGCGGGGACAGCGGGACGGACAGCGTCGACGTCCTCGCCACCTCCGCCGGCACCGTCCTGGTCCGCCGGGAGCGGGTCGCGACCACCGCCACCCACGGCACCGGCTGCACCCTCTCCTCGGCGCTCGCCGCGCAGGCCGCGCTGCACCCCGCCCCCGCCGGGGCGGACCCCGACTGGGCGGCCCTCCTGGGTCCCGCCCGCGACTACCTGCAGGCCGCGCTCCTCGCCGGGGCCCGGCTGTCCATCGGTTCCGGGCACGGCCCGCTGGACCACGCCTTCGCCCTCCGGGAGGACCGACCGTGA
- the thiE gene encoding thiamine phosphate synthase, protein MSPRPAFDPTLYLVTDTGLCGPRGVPAVVRAAVAGGVSAVQVRAKDGGDRERLALVRAVQDVLRGTGVALIVDDAVDIALIAGADGVHLGQSDLPAAEVRRLAPDLLLGLSVSTPAQAAAVDPAVVDYLGVGPVRATATKPDAAAPLGPEGLRAVVAAAPVPCVAIGGIHPDNLDALRGSGIAGFCVVSEVCAAADPEAAARALRTQWHGRAS, encoded by the coding sequence GTGAGCCCCCGGCCCGCGTTCGACCCGACCCTCTACCTCGTCACCGACACCGGGCTGTGCGGCCCGCGCGGGGTGCCCGCCGTGGTCCGCGCCGCCGTCGCGGGCGGGGTGAGCGCCGTGCAGGTCCGGGCCAAGGACGGCGGTGACCGGGAACGCCTCGCCCTCGTCCGCGCCGTCCAGGACGTGCTGCGGGGCACCGGGGTCGCGCTGATCGTCGACGACGCCGTGGACATCGCGCTGATCGCCGGCGCCGACGGGGTGCACCTGGGCCAGTCCGACCTGCCCGCCGCCGAGGTGCGGCGCCTGGCCCCCGACCTGCTGCTGGGGCTGTCGGTCTCCACCCCCGCGCAGGCCGCCGCCGTCGACCCGGCCGTGGTCGACTACCTCGGCGTCGGGCCCGTCCGGGCCACCGCCACCAAGCCCGACGCCGCGGCCCCCCTGGGCCCCGAGGGCCTGCGGGCGGTCGTGGCCGCCGCCCCGGTGCCCTGCGTCGCCATCGGCGGGATCCACCCCGACAACCTGGACGCGCTGCGCGGCAGCGGCATCGCCGGGTTCTGCGTCGTCTCCGAGGTCTGCGCCGCCGCGGACCCCGAGGCCGCGGCCCGGGCCCTGCGCACGCAGTGGCACGGGCGGGCCTCGTGA
- the thiM gene encoding hydroxyethylthiazole kinase — translation MSAVAPHPVPAPALAAARAALTERAPLVQCLTNSVVQTITANALLAAGAAPAMVDNVHESAAFAQIASAVLVNVGTLDDDRARAMGLAAQSADRSRTPWVLDPVAVGGLEFRTRVARDLLASSPTVVRGNASEVLGLAGAGSGGRGVDSTAGAEEAVEAARELSRRTGGAVAVSGVVDVLVHDGRTLRVSGGHVLLTRTTGAGCSLGALVAAYAAVEDDPLVAAAAAHVHVAIAAERAAARAARPGSFATAWIDELDAVDADAVRADLETSGRLA, via the coding sequence ATGTCGGCCGTCGCACCGCACCCCGTACCCGCCCCCGCCCTCGCCGCGGCGCGCGCCGCCCTGACCGAGCGGGCCCCGCTCGTGCAGTGCCTCACCAACTCCGTGGTGCAGACCATCACCGCGAACGCCCTGCTCGCCGCGGGCGCCGCGCCCGCCATGGTCGACAACGTCCACGAGTCCGCGGCGTTCGCGCAGATCGCCTCCGCCGTCCTCGTCAACGTCGGGACCCTCGACGACGACCGGGCCCGGGCCATGGGCCTGGCCGCGCAGTCCGCCGACCGCTCCCGCACCCCGTGGGTGCTCGACCCCGTCGCCGTCGGCGGGCTGGAGTTCCGCACCCGCGTCGCCCGCGACCTGCTCGCCTCCTCCCCGACGGTGGTCCGCGGCAACGCCTCCGAGGTCCTCGGGCTGGCCGGGGCCGGCTCCGGGGGTCGCGGCGTCGACTCCACCGCCGGGGCCGAGGAGGCCGTCGAGGCCGCCCGCGAGCTGAGCCGCCGCACCGGCGGGGCCGTCGCCGTCTCCGGGGTCGTCGACGTCCTCGTGCACGACGGGCGGACCCTGCGGGTCTCCGGCGGGCACGTGCTGCTGACCCGCACGACCGGGGCCGGGTGCTCCCTCGGGGCGCTGGTCGCCGCCTACGCCGCCGTCGAGGACGACCCGCTGGTGGCCGCCGCCGCCGCGCACGTCCACGTCGCCATCGCCGCCGAGCGCGCCGCGGCGCGCGCCGCGCGCCCGGGCTCCTTCGCCACCGCCTGGATCGACGAGCTCGACGCCGTCGACGCCGACGCCGTCCGCGCGGACCTCGAGACCAGCGGGCGCCTCGCGTGA